A genomic region of Metopolophium dirhodum isolate CAU chromosome 1, ASM1992520v1, whole genome shotgun sequence contains the following coding sequences:
- the LOC132946232 gene encoding uncharacterized protein LOC132946232, with translation MNGDVFFDWLKGVIPLLKDNSVIVMDNVPYHSVKLEKCPTLSWKKAEIESWLEEKGEPFQRPINKVRLMDIVKSIKPQFNKLVVDEYVKTKNMTVLRTPPYHCELNPIELAWSSVKRYVKTNNTTFKLPDVKKLLIDGVHQCTPEMWKNCVEHVIKIEDRFWNVDITVDDVMDDDNLHVMTITGDTSDSDDLGCETLE, from the coding sequence ATGAATGGCGATGTGTTTTTCGATTGGTTAAAAGGCGTCATTCCATTACTTAAAGACAATTCTGTCATAGTTATGGATAATGTGCCTTACCACTCggtaaaattagaaaaatgccCAACATTAAGCTGGAAAAAGGCGGAAATTGAAAGTTGGCTTGAAGAAAAGGGTGAACCATTCCAAAGGCCGATCAACAAGGTACGACTCATGGATATCGTCAAAAGTATTAAACCGCAGTTCAACAAGTTGGTTGTTGACGAATacgttaaaactaaaaatatgacGGTATTACGGACGCCACCATATCATTGTGAGTTGAACCCAATTGAACTTGCGTGGTCGTCCGTAAAAAGGTATGTGAAAACCAACAATACCACATTCAAACTTCCGGATGTGAAAAAACTTTTGATTGATGGTGTTCACCAATGCACTCCCGAAATGTGGAAGAACTGTGTCGAACACGTCATCAAAATAGAAGACAGATTTTGGAATGTGGACATAACTGTCGATGATGTGATGGATGACGACAATTTACATGTAATGACTATCACTGGGGACACGTCCGATTCAGACGATCTAGGATGTGAAACTTTAgagtaa
- the LOC132946248 gene encoding E3 SUMO-protein ligase ZBED1-like produces the protein MSMRGKSWVWQYAKRIENKAYCNLCDEDDNNEFSCPGGTTGSLGRHLTTIHGLMVNAVINKEQPRTHDEQQPENDSDEVMDIDETNKEINLEKNGRSRMRKRRTNIHYQNTNNGNNARSCSKDRCELINKALAKMIAVNQLPLSFCSSNGFHDFMSVVELNYKPCKEEAIKTRLKILSSNIEELIKNYLQDASSICCTTDCWTSISQESYITVTAHVIDSKWCAKSYILTTHEMDKRHTAENLSEQLINTFGKWNITNKILAIVTDNAKNITNAIPLISPEIYSVKCAAHTLQLAVNCVLKNENIVNIIKQCNKIVGHFKYSTLAKTSLEEKQELLGLTKTTLLQSCKTRWNSIYLMMERLVLNRCAIFNVLADRTITSQSMAQKLEIKEYKWLFIESLIQFLKPIYVTTNIFCTENNSSISMIRPLLKQIIEKHLMQCRENEYTIVQTLKQTLASEIKRRFSLEWDSTESVLLEQIASFLDPRFKDLDHEVLSNHEAIRSKIKQIINQNNYLEPNEITTASQEQQNKHISYLEYIFGINNEENDLTKEFQNYLAEPQLRFTLDPLEWWKTRYSKYPTIGKLAKKYMAITATSVSAERCFSTAGNIVTRKRASLSPENVNLLVFLHQNKQLMI, from the exons atgtcaATGCGTGGAAAAAGTTGGGTTTGGCAGTATGCTAAACGTATTGAAAATAAAGCGTACTGCAATTTATGCGATGAAGATGATAACAACGAGTTTTCTTGTCCCGGAGGTACCACTGGCTCATTGGGAAGACATTTAACTACTATTCACGGCTTAATGGTTAATGCTGTGATTAATAAAGAACA accAAGGACACACGATGAACAGCAACCGGAAAACGACAGTGACGAAGTTATGGATATTGATGAgacaaataaagaaataaaccTTGAAAAAAATGGAAGATCAAGAATGAGAAAGAGACGAACAAATATACATTATCAAAACACAAACAATGGCAATAATGCACGTTCTTGTTCGAAAGACAGGTGTGAATTAATTAACAAAGCATTAGCTAAAATGATAGCTGTAAATCAGTTGCCATTGTCATTTTGCTCAAGTAATGGTTTTCATGATTTCATGTCTGTAGTAGAACTAAACTACAAGCCATGCAAAGAAGAAGCAATTAAaactagattaaaaatattatcttcaaaTATTGAAGAACTTATTAAAAACTACTTGCAAGATGCTTCTAGTATATGTTGCACAACCGACTGTTGGACCTCGATTTCACAGGAATCGTATATTACAGTGACCGCTCACGTAATTGATTCTAAGTGGTGTGCTAAATCATATATATTGACTACACACGAAATGGATAAGCGTCATACTGCAGAAAATTTATCAGaacaacttataaatacttTTGGCAAATGGAATattactaacaaaatattaGCAATAGTAACTGATAATGcgaaaaatataactaatgcCATTCCTTTGATAAGTCCCGAAATTTATAGTGTTAAATGTGCAGCACATACTCTACAACTTGCCGTTAATTGTgtcttaaaaaatgaaaatatagttaatataataaaacaatgcaATAAAATTGTAGGGCACTTTAAATATTCAACATTAGCTAAAACATCACTTGAAGAAAAACAAGAATTACTTGGCTTAACAAAAACAACTTTACTTCAGAGTTGTAAGACAAGGTGGAATTCTATATACCTTATGATGGAACGTCTCGTTTTGAATAGATGTGCAATATTCAATGTTTTAGCAGATCGAACTATAACATCTCAATCTATGGCTCAAAAACTCGAAATTAAAGAATATAAATGGTTATTTATCGAGTCACTTATACAATTTCTTAAACCGATATATGTCactacaaacattttttgtacgGAAAATAATTCGTCAATATCAATGATTAGaccattattaaaacaaattattgaaaaacatttaatgCAATGTCGTGAAAATGAATATACCATTGTACAAACATTGAAACAAACATTAGCTTCAGAAATTAAACGCCGCTTTTCGCTTGAATGGGATTCAACTGAATCTGTATTATTAGAACAAATTGCTTCATTCTTGGATCCTAGATTTAAAGACTTAGACCACGAAGTATTATCTAATCATGAGGCAATCCgctctaaaataaaacaaataatcaaccaaaataattatctcgAGCCCAATGAAATAACTACAGCTTCTCaagaacaacaaaataaacatataagttATCTTGAATATATATTTGGAATAAACAATGAAGAAAATGATCTAACAAAagaatttcaaaactatttaGCAGAACCGCAGTTGAGATTTACATTAGATCCCTTAGAGTGGTGGAAAACACGATATTCAAAATATCCGACAATAGGTAAACTTGCTAAAAAGTATATGGCAATTACTGCAACATCAGTGAGTGCTGAACGTTGTTTTTCAACTGCTGGTAATATAGTCACCCGAAAAAGAGCTTCCTTATCAccagaaaatgtaaatttacttGTATTTTTGCATCAGAATAAACAGctgatgatttaa
- the LOC132946254 gene encoding probable serine/threonine-protein kinase cdc7 yields the protein MFRKYESGSAKRQKKRKNEELINKQRGSINRFISLRRDNSDEDKSLKSDNNDEENNLKSNIEGESSKNEKDNFDEDKSLKSDNNNEENNLKSDKQGESSKNENDNSDLDEDKLFKSDYNTEKNNLKSDEEGQLTIYILDEWKDPGNWPNNIRQEVKYKIVKLGPIHLKNFDFPTTIKSDGSQRKFSPKLFYRILANNEKVDRVWLVYSPIKDCVFCFCCKIFINEKCHSDLATVGISDWRHVSDKLISHERSQYHVQSVKSWFELKTRIEMDETIDKKHQALIEKEQNHWRNVLIRILSIIQFLASNNDSFRGSSDVLYTKSNGKFLGMIEMLAKFDPVILEHVNRIKNRETHVHYLGHEIQDELIKMMAAEVKKKIIASIKTAKYFSIIMDTTPDISHNEQLTILIRIVNMDEKIRKAFQ from the coding sequence ATGTTTAGAAAGTATGAATCGGGTAGTGCTAAAAGACAGAAAAAACGAAAGAATGAAgagttaattaataaacaacgcGGCTCCATTAATAGATTTATTTCATTGAGGAGAGATAATTCAGATGAAGATAAGTCGCTTAAAAgtgataataatgatgaagaaaataacttaaaaagtaACATAGAAGGCGAGTCgtccaaaaatgaaaaagataattttgacGAAGATAAGTCGCTTaaaagtgataataataatgaagaaaataacttaaaaagtgACAAACAAGGCGAGTCGTCGAAAAATGAAAACGATAATTCAGATCTAGATGAAGATAAGTTGTTTAAAAGTGattataatactgaaaaaaataacttaaaaagtgACGAAGAAGGTCAGTTGACTATTTACATTTTGGATGAGTGGAAAGATCCAGGAAATTGGCCAAATAATATAAGACAAgaagttaaatacaaaattgttaaGTTAGGACCAATACATTTAAAGAATTTCGACTTTCCAACTACAATTAAAAGCGATGGATCTCAGAGAAAATTTTCtccaaaattattttaccgAATATTAGCAAATAATGAAAAAGTAGATCGTGTCTGGCTTGTATACTCTCCAATCAAAGATTGCGTATTCTGTTTTTgctgtaaaatttttataaatgaaaaatgtcacAGTGATTTGGCAACAGTAGGTATAAGTGACTGGAGACATGTGTCAGACAAGTTAATATCTCATGAAAGATCGCAATACCACGTTCAGTCTGTCAAGTCTTGGTTTGAATTAAAAACTAGAATAGAAATGGATGAAACAATCGATAAAAAACATCAAGCGTTGATCGAAAAAGAACAAAATCATTGGAGAAATGTACTTATTcgaattttatcaataattcaatttttagctTCAAATAATGATTCTTTTAGAGGTTCTTCGGACGTTCTGTATACTAAAAGTAATGGAAAATTTCTCGGTATGATAGAAATGTTGGCCAAGTTCGATCCTGTTATACTGGAACATGTAAATCGAATTAAAAATAGAGAAACCCATGTTCATTATTTAGGGCATGAAATACAAGATGAACTCATAAAAATGATGGCAGCTgaagtaaagaaaaaaataatcgcTTCAATAAAGAcagctaaatatttttcaatcataATGGATACAACTCCAGATATTAGTCACAACGAACAACTTACAATTCTTATTAGGATTGTAAATATGGATGAAAAAATACGAAAAGCGTTCCAgtga
- the LOC132946258 gene encoding zinc finger MYM-type protein 1-like, with protein MVGQYKGVQSRILNINSRDFFTPCTAHSLNLVLCDAAKNSLRAINFFGILRRVYTLFSASVGRWDILKSNCKQFTVKQWSETRWESRLNSVKALRFQLPFIMNALEEVSNDTNDLVARSEALYLLKEISSYEFILSLIIWYDILMETNIVSKSLQNHNMDICVSTKLVFGVLEYLKNYRENGYESAKIKSNELADLVGTESVFKKCRLRKKKKLFDYEANDEVIENQEEHFKITYFFVILDQAIKSLDKRFKQLESYSNNFGFLYHIGKLKDMQDDELMKCCKDLHLVLSDESSKDIDGQDLFAEIVIFRSLVDEEVTPLQALAELKKNGGSFPNITIAIRIMLPVASACAERSFSKLKIIKSYLRNSIGQDKLSDLALLSIEQKMSKSINYEEVINAFAQSKSRKKIF; from the coding sequence ATGGTCGGACAATATAAAGGAGTACAGTCTcgaattttaaacataaattctaGGGATTTTTTCACACCATGTACTGCTCATAGTCTTAATCTAGTTCTCTGTGATGCAGCGAAAAACTCATTAAGGGCCATCAATTTTTTTGGTATATTACGTCGCgtatatactttattttcaGCTTCTGTTGGTCGCTGGGatatattaaaaagtaactgtaaacaatttacagtaaaacaGTGGTCCGAAACTCGATGGGAGAGTCGTTTAAATAGCGTTAAAGCATTGCGTTTTCAGCTGCCATTTATAATGAATGCTCTAGAAGAAGTTTCTAATGACACTAATGATTTGGTAGCAAGAAGTGAAGCTCTATacttattaaaagaaatttctagttatgaatttattttaagtctgaTAATTTGGTACGATATTTTAATGGAAACGAATATCGTAAGTAAAAGTCTACAGAACcataatatggacatatgtgtTTCAACTAAATTGGTGTTTGGTGTTcttgaatatttgaaaaattacagAGAAAATGGTTATGAATCAGccaaaatcaaatcaaatgaATTAGCAGATTTAGTTGGCACAGAATCAGTCTTCAAAAAATGTagactaagaaaaaaaaagaaattatttgatTATGAAGCTAATGATGAAGTTATTGAAAATCAagaagaacattttaaaataacatatttcttCGTCATATTGGATCAGGCTATTAAATCATTGGATAAACGTTTTAAACAACTGGAatcatattcaaataattttggttttctaTACCACATTGGTAAATTAAAAGATATGCAAGACGATGAACTAATGAAGTGCTGCAAAGACCTACACTTAGTTCTTTCGGACGAATCTTCCAAAGATATAGATGGCCAGGATTTATTTGCGGAAATCGTAATTTTTCGATCTTTAGTTGACGAAGAAGTTACACCTCTTCAAGCTTTggcagagttaaaaaaaaatggtgggtCATTTCCAAATATTACAATCGCAATACGAATAATGTTACCAGTAGCATCGGCTTGTGCAGAAAGAAGTTtttcaaaactcaaaataattaagtcATATTTAAGAAATTCAATTGGACAAGACAAATTATCGGACCTTGCATTGCTCTCAATTGAACAAAAGATGTCAAAATCGATAAATTATGAAGAAGTCATCAATGCCTTTGCTCAGAGTAaatcgagaaaaaaaatattttaa